From the Gymnogyps californianus isolate 813 chromosome 24, ASM1813914v2, whole genome shotgun sequence genome, one window contains:
- the ACTL9 gene encoding LOW QUALITY PROTEIN: actin-like protein 9 (The sequence of the model RefSeq protein was modified relative to this genomic sequence to represent the inferred CDS: inserted 2 bases in 2 codons; deleted 1 base in 1 codon; substituted 3 bases at 3 genomic stop codons), with the protein MGSVSIISSNTSSSSPSEELELRTGAVVIDTGTRSCKAGFSGQQTSIAKINTLVGCPTVWPPGXGEDRSEAFIGEEALLYPDTEIEPMQNCIIISWEVAETLWQHLFDHKLQVPPKEYALLITEPLLSCTTHQEKMVEVAFNSLGSPGLFVAHQPVLSTYAHSGTSSLVVEVGYAVSHAMPVHEGYSSAHATERMDLAGSCLSXYLMTLLGDMLSNKMAHIMEDIKHKCCYIASNFESKCQLLPVSCALDFPLPXGQTISLSKERCQFPEALFNPLPKWGISYAGIHEIARRSLNQLPEEIRSTMYKSILLCRGSSLFEGLERRFCSKLLXSLPPNAKVRVATMPLWRYSAWTGASILTSLKNFQTWWIQRDEYDEXGPRIIHQRCY; encoded by the exons ATGGGGTCTGTAAGCATCATCTCCTCTAacacctccagctcctccccAAGTGAGGAACTGGAGTTGAGAACAGGAGCAGTGGTGATTGATACAGGCACAAGGAGCTGTAAAGCAGGGTTTTCTGGACAGCAGACATCCATAGCCAAAATCAACACCCTGGTGGGCTGCCCCACAGTCTGGCCCCCAGGGTGAGGAGAAGACAGGTCTGAAGCTTTCATTGGAGAGGAAGCCTTGCTTTACCCTGACACTGAAATTGAGCCAATGCAGAACTGCATCATCATCAGTTGGGAAGTGGCTGAAACCCTGTGGCAGCATCTGTTTGACCATAAGCTTCAGGTCCCCCCCAAGGAGTATGCACTGCTCATCACTGagcccctgctcagctgcacCACCCACCAAGAGAAGATGGTGGAGGTGGCGTTCAATTCCCTGGGCTCCCCTGGCCTCTTTGTTGCCCACCAGCCTGTCCTTTCCACCTACGCCCATAGCGGAACCAGCAGTCTGGTGGTGGAGGTGGGCTACGCTGTCAGCCATGCCATGCCAGTCCACGAGGGCTACAGCTCAGCCCATGCCACCGAGAGGATGGACCTGGCGGGGTCATGCCTCTCCTAGTACCTGATGACACTTTTGGGGGACATGCTTAGTAACAAGATGGCCCATATAATGGAAGACATCAAGCACAAATGCTGCTACATTGCTTCCAACTTTGAGAGCAagtgccagctcctgccagtcAGCTGCGCCCTGGACTTTCCCCTGC GTGGCCAGACCATCAGCCTCAGCAAGGAGAGGTGTCAATTCCCAGAAGCGCTCTTCAACCCTCTGCCAAAGTGGGGTATTTCCTATGCGGGCATCCATGAGATTGCCCGAAGAAGCCTCAACCAACTTCCAGAAGAAATCAGGTCAACAATGTACAAAAGCATCCTC TTGTGCAGAGGGTCCTCTCTCTTTGAGGGGCTAGAGAGGAGGTTTTGCAGCAAGCTCCTCTGAAGTCTGCCCCCCAATGCCAAGGTCAGGGTGGCCACCATGCCACTGTGGAGGTACTCAGCATGGACAGGGGCATCCATCCTCACCTCCCTCAAGAACTTCCAGACATGGTGGATCCAAAGGGACGAGTATGATG GGGGGCCACGCATCATCCACCAGAGATGCTACTGA